The Miscanthus floridulus cultivar M001 unplaced genomic scaffold, ASM1932011v1 os_2485_1_2, whole genome shotgun sequence genome contains the following window.
ACCTTCTAATTTTCAGGTTCTAAGAATATTTCTTCTTTGCCTAGTGATCTTGAGGTTCTTGAAGCCATTAAGAATAGTCTGTTCATCGAGGTACAAATATTGATATGTACTGCAATAGCATATAATTCGTTTTTTAGTACTAACGTGTTATTTCTATTATTAATTGTAGGATGAATTCTCAGAAATGGGTGGTGATTATGtgcttggagatgatgacatcccGGAGGTTCAATTATAGGAGGCCTGCTGTGAAGAACTACCACCGGTCTATCATAAATCATAATTCTAGCATCCATTCTACATCTCGTCCTTTGTTAAGTTGAATTGTCGAAGTGTCGAACTAAGACCTTGGTTTAGTATTTCAGTCACTAGTATATTGGTACGTTTGAGTTTGTGACTACGCTTGTGTTATTTGTGTAATTGTGAGACTTAAGTATTGTTATTGTATTAAGTCCGTGATGTCATGCTATGCGGAATGGTGTGTTAATTAATTATTATTGTATTTCAGATACCGCTTTCGTGATTTTCGATCGTTATCGATGTACTTTTGATCGAATAATTTCGTTTCCGAATTTACCGGAATATCGATACCGTTCTCGCTACCGACAATATCGTATCGATTTCGTTTTCGAGACAACAATATGAAACTGAAAATGATTTAACCTCCTATCGAtcgtttccgaccgttttcagcCCTAGCCGCCCCCTTAGCTCTGCTTCACGAGCGAGGACAAGCCCTCAATCTCCTACGCCCCCACTCCCCATCAGCTGGTCGCGCCACCCCCATTGACTCGCTGCGCTCCCACCGCCTGGCAGCGCCACCCCACCGTCGGCCCACTCCCCCATTGActataccccccccccccctccttggCCAACCAGGGCACCTCATGATTCGAAGATGAGTAGCCCATGCATGGTGATGCCTCCGCAAGGCCGTGACACTTCTTGGCTTCCTAAAGGGTAAGAACAGTTCTTATACTTTTCCTTCTACCTTTGTCTGATTGCAATTAGGGAAAATAATTGAAATTGTTGTAGAATACATATTTTGTATATATCGTTGATTTTATCAGCGCAATGGCATGTAAGGGATGAGACTATACAATTAATCTTCATCTTGCAATAGGGGTACAATTGTCTTTTCATCCCATCACTTAACTGTGGTATGACGGTAATGGCGTGTAAAGGatcacaaatctatattgatggctCTGAAGGGAACGCATAATTTATGATGGCAACTAAGGGATACTTATAAGTTTTGATGGCATATAGGGGATTTTCTCTTATTTCTTTGACCGTGGTGCACAGCAGGCAGCTGCTCCTTGTTTGGCATATGCTTGCAGCAACGTGATTTGATTTTCCAAATCTTGAGTTGTCACTTTCAAGTTACATGAGCCTAATTATTGCCTGCTCATTTAGCTAGTCTTAATCTTGTACGAGTGATTTTTGGTGTTGCtgttaagttttttttttttttttttttgttgctgctcgtgACACTTTTTCTCAGTAAATTTGGGTTCTCTGGTTCTGTCGGACCTTGGAAATTCCGATCAGTCACCTGCAATTTCGGGTCCGACCCTGTGTAGTTCTGGTCCGTCCGTGTCCTGTGCGTTTGAGTTCTGTTTCTCGTTCTGCTTTCGTTGTCGTGTCCCGCTGTGTTTCTAGGCAACATCCAGCCACTTGTTTAGCTTGTGGACATCACGGTTGTTGCGTCTTGTGTTTGACGGTGATTTTAGGACAATGGTTAAAactttcgaaagaaatttgaggctcccattcaccaaCCCCTCTGGTCGCTGTTTTCGGTCTTTCACTGCAATtgcccaaaaccaaatgcaaagGGTTCACGGTGGCTCTGGTAACTTGGCAACTATGGAAAGAACGGAATGCCAAAACATTTGAGAACACAGAGCAACGATGTCGGTCTCAAACTCTCAATCTAGATCAAGATCCAAGGATACGCCTGGATTGCTCCTGGTTTCAGGCACATTATTGGTCGTCTCTGGGTAGAACCAAGTCAAAAATTGAATCGGGCAATCGAAATTAACATTGTTTCCCTAAAAGACAGTTTGAATACGAAATCATTTCAAAAATTGATTAAAGAAATCCAACATTTTGTCTCTTTCCTTCACAGATCTGTCATTTGTGCAACTGGTACTATACACATCTATTCTTCTTCCTAGAGACGACAAAATATCCTTTTTTTCGTGGATCAAGGTGTTTTTTTATATTATTGGCCAGTTGCGTTAACTTCAATTTTCTTCATTGCAAGTAGCTTCGCATGCATAAAGTATGAGTCCTGTCTCCTGTCTGCCGTGCACGTAGCCGGCTGGTTCATTTGTTTTCTGCTTCATTTGTCAGTTAGATGGATCAAACCTGCTTGTACGTACGGAGTACAAAGCACAGAGTCTGAAAACAGTGCCACGTGTGTATGCAGAAGCAGAAAAACCTGCTTTCCTCCTCtcaagaaagaaataaagatatgaGAACCCGCTTTCATCGTCACAAAGTCAGCATTGCACAAATTGGTTGAACTAAATTTGCTTCCTGGCCGGTGTAGTAACTTCTTGTCGGCGCATGCCTGCATCGTGTATAAATAGCCCTGTAATGCCACACATATAGGCATCAACAAATCTCTCAGAAATCTTAACTGGCTAGGCTGTAGATCAAATTGTTTGAGAGCATGGCGCCTCCTCCAGCACAACATTTCAGCGAGGCAGAGGAGCTGCGAAAGGCTACTACCTTCCACCCAAGCCTATGGGGCGATTTCTTCCTCACTTACCAGCCGCAAACTGCACCTCAGGTAATTAACAACTGCATCTCGCTGAAGATCATCATCAGGGGATAAACTTTTTtgacatacatatatatagatgTAGGTTGGTGAAATTGACCTATACTTGTCCTCCACGCAGCAAGCATACATGGAAGAACGCCTCCACGCAGCAAGCATACATGGAAGAACGAGCTGAGGTATTAAGAGAAGATGTTAGGAAGATTTTGATGGGCTCAACTGAATTACCAGAAACACTGAATCTTATACTCACATTGCAACGACTTGGACTGGATTACTACTACGAGAATGAGATAGACAAGTTGCTGCATGGTATTTACAACTCCGATTACAATAATAAAGATCTAAACTTAGTTTCCCTGCGGTTTTATCTTCTTCGAAAGAATGGTTACTATGTGTCATCAGGTAAGATATGATCTTGCACTCAAAACAGTGTTTTTTCTTCTAGAGTTCCATGGTAATCCCCCATCATCATTGGAGTGAGGACCAATtaatgtcacatcaaatgttttaaCTGTGAAAAATAGGACATGACTATTATTCACTTTGAGGCAATTTTGCAGATGTATTTCTACACTTTAAAACAGAAGAAGGGGGCTTTGCTTATGCTGACACGAGAAGCTTGTTAAGCTTGTATAATGCAGCATATTTGAGGAGACATGGAGAGAAGGTACTGGATGAAGCAATTTCTTTCACAAGACGTTGCCTTCAAGATATCCTTGAACTTCCAGAATCGCCATTTGCAAAGGAGGTGTCCGCTTCACTTCATACCCCACTTTTTAGAAGGGTTGGAATATTAGAAGCAAGAAATTACATACCCATTTATGAAAAAGACGCTACAATGAATGAAGCCATATTGGAGCTTGCAGAACTGAATTTTAACCTTCAACAGCTTGTTTTCTGTGAAGAGTTAAAGCATTGCACAGTGTAAGATTATTTTCATCTTACTTCGACTCGACGTGCAGTTTCAGTCCTAGGATTTACTTGACTTATCTTAACATGCATGGTAGGTGGTGGAAGGAGTTCCTAGCCAAATCAAAGATGACTTTTGTTAGAGATAGAATAGTGGAGACATATTTCTGGATGAATGGGGCATGCTATCATCCTCCATACTCTCGTTCCCGAATTATACAAACAAAGATCACATCTTTTATTACAATAATTGATGATATGTTTGACACATATGGTACCACCGAAGAGTGCATGAAATTTGTTGAAGCAATTGGCAGGTAACAATGATCTTCAAAaatcatgtcacatgttttttattttaaaaatattacatgcattaactaTTAAATACATATTGGATGGCATGTCATTGATTTACATACACATATacgaaaagaaagaaactaaaattTTCCCTGTGAGTCTGTCATAAAGGGATGATATTACGTGGAGATATGTCCACGACATGAAGCTCTTTTGGTGCTGAGATGTACTGAGTTTCATTACTGATAAGCAACGAAATTCAAACAATAATGTGTACACCAAACATATACAAGCAACAATATAAAAATTCACTATTTTTTCAAAATAGTAATACCCGTTCAAAGGAAAACCACAAATAATTTATCAGTAATATACCAAATCCTAACTTTGTAAAATGCAGATGGGATGTAAGTGCAGTACCTCTTCTTCCAGAGTATATGAAGGGTTTCTACTTATTTCTGTTGGACACATTTCATTCATTTGAGGATGAGTTAGGGGCAGAGAAGAGTTACCGTGTGCTTTATCTAAAACTGGCCGTGAGTATTCTACATGCCCTCTTATGAATGTCTTATACTTGAGCATTGGCAAGGAACACAGTCAACGCAATCAGATAGAAATACTAGGCTCTATCAAATTGAGTTATGTTACTGACATGAAAAAAAACCTATTGTACAAAGAAATTTAATAATAGATAATGAACTTCGAGCCTAGGTTTGATGACTATCATTATCTAAGAATTATAAAGAACTAACCCTGCTATACGCTCTTCTAGTTCCTATGACCATTAAAAGCAGCGCATGCATGAGCCGCCCGGCAAACAGACTTGGTCATTGCAGTCATAATTGAAGCAAAATCCGTAGATAAATTTGTTTGCCTAATATTAAAAATCGAGTTCTTTAATTATGCATGATATTTTGATTGGTCATAAATTAATTCAGGGACTAGATGGATACATGTGGTGTTGACTATGTACGAAATGCCTTTATTTTCTAGTAAAACTTTTCTTGGGAACTGTATTGCCCATAAACATGAAAATCAATAAAGTTTTTACCTGAACATtggaacttatgcaatgcaaccTATCATTATTTCAATTCAGTTATTTTTATTTCAAGCAGCCTATTTTATCTAGCAGCAATGGTATTAGAATCAGAAATAATTTTCACACATTTCCATATTTCATATAGATGGAGCGTTTGGTTCAGCAGTACTACAATGAAATAAAATGGCGTGATGAAGACTATGTGCCAAAAACAATGAGTGAACACCTTCAAGTTTCAATGGAAAGCATTGCATGCATCCCTATTACATGTGCCGCATTTGTTGGAATGGGTGACATAATAACAAAGGAGACACTCGAGTGGCTTTTGAGCTTTCCTCAATTTCTAATGTCTTTTGGTATATATGTACGCCTCTCAAATGATGTCGCATCAACCATggtatttctctatttctaaacgAGTATAGCTTCATGCAAAAACAGTAAATTGAATTCTTCTCAGTATCCATTTATCTAACGAATTGGTTAGATTCTATTCATAACATTCACGATAATTTTACATTTACAGTGAAGCTGGATATTGCTTTATGTCAGTACAGAATCACAACGTTAGGATGATTAAACTAGTTGTTATTATGACACACCTGACATTATTCTTTCTTACGACAATGTTTCACAGCGTGAACAAACAAAAGACCACAGTGCCTCCACTGTCCATTGCTACATGAAGGAGCATGGAACAACAATGAATGATGCATGCGAAAAGATAAAAGAACTTGCTGAAGATAAATGGAAGGACATGTTAGAACAATGCCTTGCACTGACAGAACTACCAAAGGTCATGCCACGAACAGTGTTTGACTTCGCAAGAACCGTAGATAATATGTACAAGAATGATCATGATGGATACACTTCTTCAGAAGCACTCAAAGAAATGATAGAACTACTATTCGTGAAGCCAATACCCAAATGAAGCTTGTCAAGTGGTGGTACAACCGTATAAGTAATAATATATGAGCTATATATTTTGTGCTTTTAAAACAATATAACAATAAGTAATATGCATGTTACTCGAAAATGGCATTTGTATTTTGCATGTATTATGTAATAGTGAACAACTTTTCTCAATGCATTGCTCTGGTTTCAACTATGACTTGGATATAATAATACTGAATAGTGCATCAGTGGTGGTATAACTAATTAATTAAAAATATGGTCCATTGAGTTGTTACCAAGGTGGAATAATGCCCACCATCACAACTGAACCTTCCATATAAAAAATGGACTTTGTTAATTATAGTTTTTCAAGTGTGAGGAGCAAATTTTATGCAGGCTGATGAATCACTAATCATCAGTTCCACGAGATAAAATGAGAACAAGCAAGGCCAAGCATAGTAAGCCAAGCTTCTCAGTGGACACATGTTTGTCCGTACCGAGTCATTACGTCAAGCAGCTACGTGCACCTGGACCTCGGTCTAACCCACTAAAAAAAACATGACCTTGCCGGACCCAATTAGCACATCGAGCAGGCTCGGGCTATACTTTTTTGACCTGGCATGAATTTCAAGTCAGACGTGGGCCTGAAGTTTAGCCCACGGCGGGCTGacctgaatttttttttttttttttttttgagaaaacacGGGCTGACCTGATGGATCGACCAAAACAATAAATAGTGCAAATGCAAGCGCAGCACAGCAGCCTAACAACCTCCTAGTGCCTATGTGGCCCGGCAGTTACGTAGCAGCCCAACTTGTCTTTCTCTATACAGAGAGAGACTTACTGTTCTATGGCCACTTTGAATTTcaataattactatactaatttatgagattactGTAACAcatgtatcgtaaatgtgtatttTCACTTTATCATAACTTAGTACAGATCGTAAATCGATGTTAATAAGACGAGGTTTTCTTTGGCGAGGTCGCAAAGAGGCCAATGGGGGCTGCTGTTTGGTGGGATGGGAGAAAGTGCAAATGCCTTTGGAACTCGGTGGCTTGGGTATCCAAAACTTGGAAACTATGGGTTGTGCTCTACAAATGAAGTGGTTGTGGTGGCAAAAAACTTCAGCAGATAGAACATGGTCAGGTCTGGAAATCCCTTCCCATCCAAATGCCCGAGGAATGTTTGCAATCTCGGTGATAACAAATGTGGgctgttagaaatttaggcattttcattatcagtttaatccagaaaagtAACGTCAGCACATTCgtgacggcatatatgtgcatatgtatatctctaatgaacactacagcatgcagTGATAACATATAGATGAACACAGTAGTAGCAAGTACAGTAATCACATAGATTagagtgtacccagcggagggtcccatgccgaaggcatcggaggctccattcgcactagtcgacatagtgcgttgcttgaagtcgtggaccacagtcggtgCAGGACGATGTTCGCAGTATAGTCCcatgaacggatcaccaggaagaagacgccttgacgttccACAGGCAATCACCGAGAAGAAGATGTACGAGCAATCGCGTATCGCTcctcaaaaacctaatcgccgtgCACCCCGTGCAAGATTCtctggcggacgagggttccggaggcaactgctctcccgctactctgtgcgcagaggtacgggacggggaaaccAGAAGGCTGCGGAAgtgtggttctctcgggagtggtaGCGGAAGTACAGGATCTGGACTGACGGAAGTACAGATATATGGATGGGGAGAagagaggcagcggagaatcccaggagacggaagCGGAATAGACAGTAACTGTCgtaatcagttcgcctccaccatcaaggggagtaactcccgttgttatgtggattaagtggcaaaagactggccacaccCGCCCGCCACGCCCACGGCCTCGGCCCGCGCCCAAGCCCATGGCCCGgccagcggcgacggcggcgcgcgcgcgcgtgtggcacgccattgtccttttctcagcttctcaatttagttgaataattttcaaccatataaactgagtcaacgttcagtcaaaaccccgtatggtattaaaccatacaacgcttaatgttatgcaccatagagttttatttgattcattaaatattatatggccaagtccatattatatccaacttaTATCCAACATGGGCAATGGAAGAAATACCTTATTTTGGACAGACAGTTGGTTACGTGGCTGCTCCTTAGTAGACATGGCCTTGGAGGTTGTTGCTTGTGTGCCAACAAGGATCATAAAAACTCGCACGGTTGAGGAGGC
Protein-coding sequences here:
- the LOC136535041 gene encoding sesquithujene synthase A-like — encoded protein: MAPPPAQHFSEAEELRKATTFHPSLWGDFFLTYQPQTAPQQAYMEERAEVLREDVRKILMGSTELPETLNLILTLQRLGLDYYYENEIDKLLHGIYNSDYNNKDLNLVSLRFYLLRKNGYYVSSDVFLHFKTEEGGFAYADTRSLLSLYNAAYLRRHGEKVLDEAISFTRRCLQDILELPESPFAKEVSASLHTPLFRRVGILEARNYIPIYEKDATMNEAILELAELNFNLQQLVFCEELKHCTVWWKEFLAKSKMTFVRDRIVETYFWMNGACYHPPYSRSRIIQTKITSFITIIDDMFDTYGTTEECMKFVEAIGRWDVSAVPLLPEYMKGFYLFLLDTFHSFEDELGAEKSYRVLYLKLAMERLVQQYYNEIKWRDEDYVPKTMSEHLQVSMESIACIPITCAAFVGMGDIITKETLEWLLSFPQFLMSFGIYVRLSNDVASTMREQTKDHSASTVHCYMKEHGTTMNDACEKIKELAEDKWKDMLEQCLALTELPKVMPRTVFDFARTVDNMYKNDHDGYTSSEALKEMIELLFVKPIPK